A section of the Hevea brasiliensis isolate MT/VB/25A 57/8 chromosome 17, ASM3005281v1, whole genome shotgun sequence genome encodes:
- the LOC110647774 gene encoding auxin-responsive protein IAA33 isoform X1: MNSFDPQERQEQSLKRRWQEKRLISNISPRPPSSLPFMAHSKSFPSLDNDDLVSAVVPPVTVVLEGRSICQRISLHKHGSYHSLAKALRQMFVDGAGGDVAETTDLDLTNAVPGHLIAYEDMENDLLLAGDLNWKDFVRVAKRIRILPVKGNSRKRRGGA; encoded by the exons atgaatagttTTGATCCTCAGGAAAGGCAAGAACAATCCTTGAAAAGAAGATGGCAAGAGAAAAGACTGATCTCAAACATCAGCCCTAGGCCACCTTCTTCTCTTCCCTTCATGGCTCACTCAAAAAGCTTCCCTAGCCTTGACAATGATGATCTCGTTTCAGCCGTTGTTCCTCCGGTGACAGTTGTCCTGGAGGGCCGTTCAATCTGCCAAAGGATCAGCCTCCATAAGCACGGAAGCTACCATAGCCTTGCTAAGGCTCTCCGGCAAATGTTTGTGGATGGCGCTGGTGGTGACGTAGCAGAGACCACCGATCTTGATCTAACAAATGCAGTTCCTGGTCACCTCATTGCATATGAAGACATGGAAAATGATCTCCTCCTCGCCGGCGACCTTAACTGGAA GGATTTTGTACGTGTGGCTAAGAGGATTAGAATATTGCCTGTTAAGGGGAATTCAAGGAAGAGAAGAGGAGGGGCATAG
- the LOC131175303 gene encoding uncharacterized protein LOC131175303, giving the protein MMAQYMVHPPQQQQSTAPREESYKQIINFKKLVPGTYDVSDDAYRFLDSCRQAGTELQLTDRRLIECMQHVMGPMPRQWMNDYVLPRMEGLTWAQFVELFINRFVPESFRDQKQWAFEALRQNGRSVDEYATEFLELSRYAPTAVATETMKVKRFLKGLDRRYANLAMMSDQSFDVVVDRARQIEISYAVDDSGRAKKNRAEGSSGVPSMGTPDSGGQGNYRGKGRSKRSGFRHRPRGLHRVRIQRW; this is encoded by the coding sequence atgatggctcagtatatggtccatcctccacagcagcagcagtccaccgcaccaagagaggaatcttacaaacagatcataaacttcaagaagttggtgcccggtacttatgatgtgtcagacgacgcatatcggtttttggattcctgcagacaggcaggaacagaattacagttgactgatagaagattgatagaatgtatgcagcacgtcatggggcccatgcctaggcaatggatgaatgactacgtgttaccccggatggagggtttgacatgggctcagtttgtggaactttttatcaatcggtttgtgccagaaagcttcagagatcagaagcagtgggcctttgaggccttaagacagaatggcaggtctgtagatgaatatgctacagaatttctggaattgagcagatatgcccctacagcagtagctacagaaactatgaaggtgaagaggttcctaaaggggcttgacaggaggtatgcgaacctggccatgatgtcggatcagtctttcgatgtggtggttgatcgagctagacagattgagatcagttatgctgtggatgacagcggaagagcaaagaaaaacagagcagagggttcctcaggtgtcccttccatgggtactccggacagtggtggccagggtaattacagaggaaagggtaggagcaagagaagtggttttagacacagacCACGAGGATTGCACCGAGTGCGGATCCAGCGGTGGTAG
- the LOC110647774 gene encoding auxin-responsive protein IAA33 isoform X2: protein MNSFDPQERQEQSLKRRWQEKRLISNISPRPPSSLPFMAHSKSFPSLDNDDLVSAVVPPVTVVLEGRSICQRISLHKHGSYHSLAKALRQMFVDGAGGDVAETTDLDLTNAVPGHLIAYEDMENDLLLAGDLNWKYGFCTCG from the exons atgaatagttTTGATCCTCAGGAAAGGCAAGAACAATCCTTGAAAAGAAGATGGCAAGAGAAAAGACTGATCTCAAACATCAGCCCTAGGCCACCTTCTTCTCTTCCCTTCATGGCTCACTCAAAAAGCTTCCCTAGCCTTGACAATGATGATCTCGTTTCAGCCGTTGTTCCTCCGGTGACAGTTGTCCTGGAGGGCCGTTCAATCTGCCAAAGGATCAGCCTCCATAAGCACGGAAGCTACCATAGCCTTGCTAAGGCTCTCCGGCAAATGTTTGTGGATGGCGCTGGTGGTGACGTAGCAGAGACCACCGATCTTGATCTAACAAATGCAGTTCCTGGTCACCTCATTGCATATGAAGACATGGAAAATGATCTCCTCCTCGCCGGCGACCTTAACTGGAAGTAT GGATTTTGTACGTGTGGCTAA